The genomic region GCAGAGGTGTcctgtgaaaggaaaaaaatatcgTCACTTCTTGACATTATTTTGGCAAAACCCAAGTTTAGAAGATATCTGGATTAGTCCAGTAGACCTATAGGATTATTCACCTTTGCTCAGAGAATTCAGAGGAGTTTTGTGGAAGTGCCCTGCATGCAGGAGTCAAAGTAAGGGTATGGATAGGAAAGAAGGGAAGCAGACAGGGAGGGGTGGAGGGGGACACAGTGAGAAAATAAGGGTCTCACCTGGCCTATTTTGGAGCCCTTGCCTTGCACTGGGGGACTAGGGGGCACATCAAAGTCTGGGTAGTCGATGGACATCTGCCTGCAGGGTGACACTGGGCTCATCATGTGCACCGACTCTGTGTCTGAGGTGTAGGACTCTGATGTGGTGgcaacaggtggaggagagttAAGGAAAGGCATTGGACTGCAGCAGGACCCCGAATGCTTGCTCAGGAACACGGGGCTCATCATGGGGACAGATTCGGAGTATGTTGTGTGGGATTCGGGAACTGGAGGCTGGGACAGAGGGAGTGAGATGGAGCTGATCGACATCTGGGCTAGGAGTGCGCTAGGAGGGACGTCAGCCTCTTTGGAAGAGATGTGCTGCGGGCTTGCAGACACAGAAGGATTGGTAGAGAGTCCCGACTCTGCTTggctgtcctcctcttcctcctcgttGTCATCATTCTCCTCATCATCAGGACCATCGGAGTCATCTCCGTCTGAATCTTGGCGGTCAGCACTGCTCACCTGACTGCGGTCTCCTGCAGAGGAAATACGTGAGAAGAAAAACTGAATTCTTGTCTCTGAATTCTGCTGTACATACACGTCATCACAGCTAGAAAAAAACCAGACTCATTCATTAAATAACTTTCATTATCATCCAAGATTTCTTTCTTAAAGTGAGAAAAAACAGCACTGAAAATCCCGCTACTCATGGATGTTttgtactgctgctgctgctgctgcagtgttTCACACCCTACACCACCATACGCCCCTGAGCTCCATCACAGgcagaggaggaaaaacaaataagCTGTTAGAGACTTGGACCACAGAATGTTTTCAGGcagcctctctctccctctctttttttctaaaattagaTGCAGCAATTTCCTCTTTCTAAACGCTGTGCATGTCGCCCACATGCGCTTTGAGTTAAGAGGAAGAAGCTGCATTTAGAATTTCTAATTAGACCGTGGCAAAGCCATTGATCGACATAGCAACAGAGCACAAGCAGGGACACtccatgttttatatttcatgCCATTAAACTATTAAAAGAAGGGCAATCCCGCTGTTAGAAATCAAAGCTGACTGTATAAGTAAATCTGAATTAAGTCACTATTATATATGCAACTGTATGTAGTAATACAAAACTCATATTTTACAGACAAAACCGTTCATCTTATAGAAGTTATGGCTTTTGTGCAAATAATGATCCTTCCGCAATTCCCTCAAGGAAAACCCCGAGCAGCAAAGCACCGTACCAGAGTCCTCAGCATCCTGATCGTCAATTAGACCGTCAGGCACCCCCATCTCCATGCACTTCTTACTGTGGGCCTTGGATTTCATGTGCTTGGTCAGATTGCCTGTAACAAAAAAGGAGGCAATGAGGTCTTACGGGTGGGTAGAGCTTGAACAATAGCACAGAAGGAGTTTATGTAAGAGTATGCGGTCTTTGGGAAAGCTCTATGTAAAGGGTGAGTAACtgataaagacatttttaaatgaacgTGGGTTGCTGACACCAAGTACTGTTCTGCAGTGTCGCGTGGGTAGGCAAGTTCGATAAAGAATGGTGAATCATACTGTCTTGGTTTAAGAGATGGTggaataacatttttaatttcacagcttGTAAAAGGAAGGAGTAAATTCTTTCAGTTCCAGTGTGTTACAGATACGGAGTTTGATATTGCAAAATCAGGCGTGAGAAAGAGCTATAACTTTTAAAGACATTAACAGAACTACATTTGTTGCTGTTTATACGAGGCTGCACTAATTATCAAAAGACAAGGCAAATGAAAAATCATACATGCATGTACTGCATTTAAAAGGGACTTATTCAACTGCATTGTACAAATTATAATCACATGGCTTTAACACTCACCTTTCGTCTTAAAGGAGAAATTGCAGTGGACACAATGATACGGCCGGACATCAGAGTGAGTACGGATGTGTTTGCGCAGCATGCTCGGCTTCTTGCAGCGAATCCCACATTCCTCACAGATGTATTTACCTCGCCCACGTCCACGTACATAAACATACTCCTCGTTAGATTTGTACCTGTGGGTTTGAAATGTAACCATGAGGCACAAAATCTAACATAATGTTTCTAACATTTGGAATATAATCAGATTGTTCCGTTTCATACCCGCCATCAAATATTTTGATTCGCCTCGGTTCTGTTGTAGTGACCAAGTCCTTGTCTGAATCGTTGCTGGCTTGAGTCTCTGGCTGCACTTTACTTTTGGTTTCAACTGATACAGACTTTTGGGTTACTGGCAACTGCAGGAAAAAGATGATATTTTTAGATGTGACTCAAGAAACAAGTCATCATTACAACATTATGATATTTCAGACTTTGCAGAAAGTTAAGTCTTACCCTGGGCATGACATCCTTCAGCTTGCCTGAGTAAGACAAGATGTCCGATTTCCCACTTGTTTTTATGGCTGATGTGTAGTGTATTTTCTTGGAGCTCTGCTTGGAGTCAAACAAAGACATGACCACCTTGGTAGGCAACCCCAGTGGGTTAGGGTTGTTGGGTTTGGCTGTCCAGGTAGCGTATGCTGAAGTCTTCAGGTCGGTCTGTTGAACATGGAGGGGTTTCCTTTTCATCAAGAAACACCATGTGAAAGTGGTGGTGGTCTTCAGGCTGGGGAAAGACAGGCGATGGCTATCTTTTGTGTTAACCACAGACACAGATGTGGTCAATTTCACTTGACCACCGTGGAAACTGGAGGGCCTAATTGGGGATTTGGCTGGAGTCCACCTCTGTTCCTCAGCTTTTTCTTGAGGCTTCAGATTGTTGTTGGCTGGCATGGAGGTACCCTGGCTACCAAGTGTAGTATTCAGGATAGGGCCTGTCTCTTCATGAATAACAGTTATTGTATCTTTTTCTATCCCAGCACCATCAGGTGACATAGGTTTAACATCATCAGTAGCCTCTGAGTCCTTCTCCCCATCTGACTTAACCTGGGGCAGAGGTGGGGCCTCCGTCTCAATGGGACTGTCCACTGGTTCAGTTGTGCACACCTGCCTAACGAGTGTCAGCTTCCGTTGTCGGGTCACCTCCGACATCTTGGAATTAAGATAATTGACTGATCGTCCATCGGTGAGGCAGGCCACACCATGCTCATCTTTAGCTCGTTTTTGGTGCTTTTCCATGTAGATGTCCAAGCTGTTTGCAGGTGACAACATTCGTTTGCTTGATGCAGTGGGTTCCTGCTGCGGGCATAGTGTTACGGATGCCAGTTTCTGCGTGCAATGTAAAGACCCAAGAGAAGGAGTTTGTTCTACAGTGCGGTTATGAGGGCCTCCTGTCTGAGCTGCAGTCCTATCTTTCTTTGCAGTTGTTGCAACACGAAAATCACTTTCCACACTGGGAGTCGACGACAGGCTATTTTTATTGGGCACAGAGTAAGCAGGGTGGATCTGCTCGTGAGTTATCAAGATCTGTGGCAGCGGTATAGCACTTCCTTGGGTCTGATCAAATGATTCTCTTTGCTGTTCACCCGACAAAACAACAGTCTGTGTTTTACTGTCTGCACCCTGTTGACTGGGTTGAGCTACATACAAATTTTGGATTACATCAGATGATTTTGAAATGCTCAAAATCGGATTGGCAATTGGTATTGTTAAAACTGGCAGGGCTATCTGAGCTCCCTGTGTGCCAGAGAAGGAAAAGGTTTGGCCTGTTCTCAGAGCTGGACACTGTAGTTGGTATTTGggcacaaaatgttttttttcttctgtgtcaGCTGGTTTGTTTTGGATGTTCTCTCGACAAACCAAGATCTGGTTTAGTGGTTGTTGTTGTATCTTTTGGCAAATTTGAACCCTTGATGTTTGGTGCCAAGGATGTGGAAGGCCATGGACTTGAGGCTGCTGAGTTGGGCTACCCAAATTAATGCTTTGCACCATTTGCTCATTCTTTTGCAGTGGTGGTTCTTCTGTGTGCAGGACAAAGGGCTGAGGCACTGTGCGCCTGCTAGTAATGTGAATCTGCTGGGGTCTGTTCTGAGTGAAAGAGCTAACATTTCCAATGAGAGGCTTGTCTAAAGGTGCGGCAGCTTTCCTAACAGGTTGCTGACTTTCAGGTCCaatttttaaagacatctgCCGAACTAATGGCCCCCGTCTCCTCTCAATTAGTGGCACCTGGGAAAGCTGGGAGAGTTGTCCACTTTTTGGCTGTCCAGCAGGTGACAGAGATCTACTTGGAGATACATTGCCACAGTCAAAGGATTTGCTGCGGTAGTCACATGAAATCTCCACAGAGGGTTGAGTACATGTGATCTGTTCAGATGCGGCACGCCTCATCATTCCAGGCACACCAAGGGTGTTGAAAGCTGTTGGCAAACACTGAGTTTCTGGAATTTTACCAACGCACTCTCCTCGAGAAGGACTCTCCGATCTAGATGGCTCATCTCTGTCAAAAGAGGCTGAGATGCTGGAGCCACGAGAAAGACTGCTGTCCCTGCTGAGGCTTCGTGAGAGGCTCGATTCAAAACTGGATTCACCCGATGAATGATCCATTTGAGCCAGACGAATTCTTTTCTTCTTAGGGGGAAGTTTCTCTGCTGGCAGCTTTGACAAACTCTCACTTCTCTGAGGCCAGCTGAACTGATCTGCAGGTTTATCTGCTGGTTCAGCAGTCTGTGTTTCATGTTCTCTGTCCGGTTCCACGGTGACTAAAATCTCAGGAACTTGAATGTTATTTTGACGAACAAGGCGAGATTGATGGATAGGAGTAGAGTGTTCACCAACTGGTGCCACTGTCCTATCAGTGCACTGctcctttctttgttttccatAGTCCGTGCTTTTAGGTTTTGATATGGTTTCATGGTAACCATCAGTTAAGACACCAGATGCCACATCTGATTTGGGTTTGTTCAGGGGATCCTTCTCCATGCTATCAACAGGAGAGATCCTGTCAATAGACTCTGTCTCAAAGGAATTGGGTCTGCTGAGAGAGTTGGTGTGTCTGATGACTGAAGTGCCGCTGCCTTGCCTTTGCAAGTCTCCTTTAGCAGGGGTACTGATCTGGGTCTCTCGTATTGGCGAAAGTCTGGAATCTGGAGAATTAATGCCTCTTGCTACAAGCTGTATCTGAGGTAGCTTTGGCTGGTTGATTTTGGGTTGTATATCTACTATTACAGCATGCTGAGGAAAATTCCTGTTTGCCAGAACTGCTGGTAGCTCAAAACTAACAGAGCAAGGTGCACTAGTATCAGTTGGAGACTGATCATCCTCATCACCAACACTTTtcattttcctcctcttcctgaaTGATGTCTGTTGATCAAGTACCCCTGGCCCAGTTGTGGTTGCTCCTGCTATGGGCTGCTGTAAATTAACATGAAAAACATCTTGGTCAGTTTCTTTGGCAGccattggtttgttttttggacCATGAAGTTCAGAGCAGTAGAATTTCTTGTGAGTTTCAAAGTTCTCTAACTTTCTGTACCGGTTGCGACACGTTTCACACTCGTACATCGTGCCTTTAGTCTGCTGaggttttctgtttctttcctgACTGTGTTCAAAAGACCTGCTTCTTTGCATGTGCTCTGCAGAATTGCTTTGTCCGATATAGCCCTCATCCATGGAGCGAACAGAGGGGAGGCCATGTCTGTCATTGTGGGAAAAGTCCTCTACTGCTATTTGTCTGACCAAGGTACGAGAATGCATTGCAGGATTTGGGGTTGATGGAGCTGATGAAAATACATCGTCATTTAGTGCACTAATTTTGTCATCACATGACTGGCTGCTGCGCAAAGGATGGGGGACAGGAGCAACATTAAGGGGAAGAGCAGTGTGTCCTGGTGTAGTAGGCATAGAGTTGCTCCTTGTTATTGGCAAACAATCCATCGGTGGGTATTGGGGGGGTACAGAAAGAAGAAATACTGGCTTTGATTTATCTGTGGGAGTGAATGGAGATTTGGGGATGTCTGAGCTGGAACTTGACCTTCTTCCCATTGGTTTAAGATCAAACTGAAAAGAGTCTTTAAATATGTATGACTTCGGGGAGTCTATGCTACCTCTCCTTGAAAGAGAGGTCCTCCTTGGCTTTACACTGTCCAGCTGCTTGTTGTCAACTACTATCTCATTATCAGATATCAACTTTGTAATTCGTTCTTCTAAAGAGCGTGCACTGGCTTCTAATCGTGGACGCATTTGTCCGTCTATAGCCCTTGGTCTCTGCTCATGTGCTACATGCATGACTGAGGCAACCACAGGAGGGACATTAGGAAGAGTGTTCTTGGCAATATCAACATCTACTGGTGGAGTTATCTTTACAAATGGACTGGGTGGACTCATGGCCTGATCAGCACTTTCAGAACGTGAGAAGTAACCTGAATCAGTGCTTCCCAAACTACGTGGACTAAGTAGACACTTAGGCTGTTGCTGCTGAGAAAAGTCTGTTGCTTGTTGCCGCTGAAGCTGAGCATGCCCACTTAACAGTGGAGACTTGCAGTGTTGGTCTTCATCTTCACTGACGGTCTCTAGTAAGGGATTTGCACCATCCACCCCTTTCAGAGATGACAAGACTGTGATATTCGATCTCAGACTGGCAGTCTGGAAGTCTCGTTGTCGTTGTGCAGCAGCTTGCTCAGGTGCTGCTCCTGTAACTCTTGGACTATCCGCCCTCAGAGGGGAGACATTAACTGGGTACACAACAACTTTTGGGAGTGCAGCTGTTACTTTAGGCTCGTGAGCTCTCTGAGCTGGGGATGATTTGACTGAGTCAGAAACACCGGATAAGTCCACTTCCCCATGGTTGGCTTGTGTTCCACCTGCACTCTGTAAACTGTTTTCAGACAAAGCAGCCACACTGCTCTGTGACGAGTCGGGGTCTAAGTCAGCAGTGCTACCTTCCTCATCGCTGTCTCCACTCTCCTCTGCCTCTGAATGTGTTCCTGCGGTTTTGTCAGACTCTTGAGATAGCGATCCACCTCCTGATTCGGAGCGTGCAATGAGACCCAGTTTTATGGCATGAGCATGTGATTTCTTGTGCTTGTACAAGTTGCTCTTGGTTTTGAATGAGAAGCCACAAGTAACACAGGGATATGGCCTTTCTCCTGTGTGAGACCTGATGTGTTTGAGCAGCACACTGGGTTTTGCACATGCCCGGTTGCAGTATTCACAAACGTACTTTCCTGGTTTTTTAGGCTTTTGGTCCTTGGAAACCTGTTCAGCACCAAAGGTCATTACAGTGGTCATCTGAACTTGGTTGCTGCCTGGTGTAACTGGGACCTGAATACTGCTGGGAACACTGGCTGAGAGGGACTGGCATGTGTGCACAACTGGTGGTTGGCTTTGTGGCAAAGCACTTGAGCCAGAGGGAACAGGAGCATGAGTTATAGTAGATGGTCCTGCATTAAAGTTTATGTGCAAGCTAGGATTTTCTGGATTGGAAGCAACGGGCATAAAATGCGGTGTAGCAAGGGGAGCGGTACCCTGTGGAGCTGTTTGTAGATTTCCCTGTATTGGCGCTGCAATGCCAATGACATTGCCCTGTTTGTCAATATAATAGGTCTGCATATGGGAAGGTTGGGTCTGGAGACCAACATTGACACCTGGCATTGTTGTGATTTCACCACTGGCTTTACCAATGGCTGTGACCTGCATCGAGGCTTTCCTCTCAGCCAGTGTGCTAAAATCAGGCTCCATGGCCTTAAGTAGGACATCAAGTGGAGCGCTGTTGGCGTAAGGATCTCCCTTAAAGCTGGAGTCTTGGCTTTTGCTTTCTTTAGGCTTTAGAGTTCCTTTAGCAGTAATCAGAGTGTCCTCCTCACCAGCTGTGAGCTCAAGCGATGGTGGCCTAGAAGATGATTTTTCCTGCTTCAGCCTTTCAGCCTCAGCAGAAAATGACCCCTTGTCAGGGGACGCTGCAACTGGTTGAGCATACTTTTGGTCACTTTCTCCACTGGGCGATGTTGAAAGATTGTGGGAAGGACtgttggaggaggaggagcaagaATGCGGAGTTTCCTTGGACGAAGATCCTCGGAGAGCAGATTCAGCAGATGTTTTTGACTGCAGGGGCTTCTTCACTGGAGATTTAGGAATTTTCTTTAGCTGATTCTCTGCAACAACCTTCTTCCTCTTAAGACCCTTTATGCTGTCCGCATTTCTTCGACTGCTGTCAGATAGCCCTGTGGAGACAGAGACAACAATAATTAAGGTGGTATAATAACCATTTCCTTCATCTCCTCTCTTCCAGTGCTAGCACAAACGacattattgaaaaaaaattaacttcTACTGCTGACAACCTTGGCTTATAAAATGAGTTTAAATGTAATCTCTATTGGACACAGGAAATAACTCTAATGCCATTTTGAAAATCACATTTTTCGTATAACTAACTAACTTGGTCTCTTCTTGTTACATTTAACTAAAAAAATgcacacaggaaaagaaaaagatcaaCAGCTCACACACTACAGTGCTTCTGTTTTACCCCTTTATTGCACATGAAGAATGTTTGAAACACACTTTGATCTCAATATGACAATAATATAAATACCAGCAGCATCTTACAACTGGAAAcaataaaactaagaagtggATCCCTGCCGTGTGCGAGCAGTAGGActttaatttttacatttaaacataTGTAATTATATCTGCATTAACAGTTAAGCAcattaaagaaaacaacggGAAAATACCATTGTCTGAACTAACAGCAGCTGATTTTGTCTTATAGACAGTTTCAACTAATCAGTGATTACAAAAGAAAAGACTCAGAGACGACCACTGATGTGATCCCACTTCCACATCACCCTCGTTTTTGAAAAACTGGACCAGTACACTTCTTCACCGTTGTGCATCTTTAATAAAGTGAACTAACTAACTAATCCTCCTGCATCTCCATAACTCCACAGGTATGTCATCTCCACTAACTCTATCAGTTCTCCTCTTTTTCTAAACTATTAAAATTACTGattgttctgtttttgctttatttcccactatttaaataaattaactaCTTTTACTATTAATTCTGTACTATATAAGCTGTGTTATCTCCAGTGACAAATTTAGTGACAAATAGTGACACTATTCTGGATCATACTGCACAGTTACATAAGCAAGATAATCATTTACATGtacatgtattattattttaatccaACTGTAAAACGAATACATAAAATTTGTGGTTGTTATTTATAAAAATATGTATTAAACAGCTTTTTGAGAGCTTCAACATTCCAGTTGTGAAAGCTTTCTCTGCAGCCTACTTTGTTTTCCATCAGCTTATCGATAATTTGTTTAATTTAGATAATGATAGACGTATACTACAGTGAAGATACTTCGCCCTCGCACTCGTTAGCTGTGTGACTAATACCACGGAGACCCACGCTTTATTATGCAAGTAACAGTCATTTCTTGCCCTTGTTGATAAGAAATGTTGACCTATGAAGGCTCGGCTGATCAGAAAATGGTGCAAATAACTAGCGTATAACAAAGTACATCTGCATGCTTACTGAGCTGCATTCTTATAATAATAGGTGCACTGTTTTAAAAAGGGCACACCCATGCGATGGTGTCCCATAATAATGACTGAGGCAAGTGTTTTCATGGGCATGTTGCACAAGAGTAGCAGTGTCACAGCCTGTCACAGTTTCCTGGCCTGTGTAGGTATTTCCCAAGATGACTTCAGGGTTCTTTCAAGGGCTTCCCTTTACATAAGTAAATCCATTCTCCACGCAACCATGCAACTCGAGAGGCTTTAAAACTGCCATGCAATCAATATAACAAGGTCTTCTGAACAAAccctgtgtttttttaaataaataaccttTTTTAATTGATGCTTAAAAAgaatctttgtacaaac from Pelmatolapia mariae isolate MD_Pm_ZW linkage group LG22, Pm_UMD_F_2, whole genome shotgun sequence harbors:
- the hivep1 gene encoding zinc finger protein 40 isoform X3 gives rise to the protein MPRTKQNNPKNLKDKIEEAQKELKDPKGSQKGLSDSSRRNADSIKGLKRKKVVAENQLKKIPKSPVKKPLQSKTSAESALRGSSSKETPHSCSSSSNSPSHNLSTSPSGESDQKYAQPVAASPDKGSFSAEAERLKQEKSSSRPPSLELTAGEEDTLITAKGTLKPKESKSQDSSFKGDPYANSAPLDVLLKAMEPDFSTLAERKASMQVTAIGKASGEITTMPGVNVGLQTQPSHMQTYYIDKQGNVIGIAAPIQGNLQTAPQGTAPLATPHFMPVASNPENPSLHINFNAGPSTITHAPVPSGSSALPQSQPPVVHTCQSLSASVPSSIQVPVTPGSNQVQMTTVMTFGAEQVSKDQKPKKPGKYVCEYCNRACAKPSVLLKHIRSHTGERPYPCVTCGFSFKTKSNLYKHKKSHAHAIKLGLIARSESGGGSLSQESDKTAGTHSEAEESGDSDEEGSTADLDPDSSQSSVAALSENSLQSAGGTQANHGEVDLSGVSDSVKSSPAQRAHEPKVTAALPKVVVYPVNVSPLRADSPRVTGAAPEQAAAQRQRDFQTASLRSNITVLSSLKGVDGANPLLETVSEDEDQHCKSPLLSGHAQLQRQQATDFSQQQQPKCLLSPRSLGSTDSGYFSRSESADQAMSPPSPFVKITPPVDVDIAKNTLPNVPPVVASVMHVAHEQRPRAIDGQMRPRLEASARSLEERITKLISDNEIVVDNKQLDSVKPRRTSLSRRGSIDSPKSYIFKDSFQFDLKPMGRRSSSSSDIPKSPFTPTDKSKPVFLLSVPPQYPPMDCLPITRSNSMPTTPGHTALPLNVAPVPHPLRSSQSCDDKISALNDDVFSSAPSTPNPAMHSRTLVRQIAVEDFSHNDRHGLPSVRSMDEGYIGQSNSAEHMQRSRSFEHSQERNRKPQQTKGTMYECETCRNRYRKLENFETHKKFYCSELHGPKNKPMAAKETDQDVFHVNLQQPIAGATTTGPGVLDQQTSFRKRRKMKSVGDEDDQSPTDTSAPCSVSFELPAVLANRNFPQHAVIVDIQPKINQPKLPQIQLVARGINSPDSRLSPIRETQISTPAKGDLQRQGSGTSVIRHTNSLSRPNSFETESIDRISPVDSMEKDPLNKPKSDVASGVLTDGYHETISKPKSTDYGKQRKEQCTDRTVAPVGEHSTPIHQSRLVRQNNIQVPEILVTVEPDREHETQTAEPADKPADQFSWPQRSESLSKLPAEKLPPKKKRIRLAQMDHSSGESSFESSLSRSLSRDSSLSRGSSISASFDRDEPSRSESPSRGECVGKIPETQCLPTAFNTLGVPGMMRRAASEQITCTQPSVEISCDYRSKSFDCGNVSPSRSLSPAGQPKSGQLSQLSQVPLIERRRGPLVRQMSLKIGPESQQPVRKAAAPLDKPLIGNVSSFTQNRPQQIHITSRRTVPQPFVLHTEEPPLQKNEQMVQSINLGSPTQQPQVHGLPHPWHQTSRVQICQKIQQQPLNQILVCRENIQNKPADTEEKKHFVPKYQLQCPALRTGQTFSFSGTQGAQIALPVLTIPIANPILSISKSSDVIQNLYVAQPSQQGADSKTQTVVLSGEQQRESFDQTQGSAIPLPQILITHEQIHPAYSVPNKNSLSSTPSVESDFRVATTAKKDRTAAQTGGPHNRTVEQTPSLGSLHCTQKLASVTLCPQQEPTASSKRMLSPANSLDIYMEKHQKRAKDEHGVACLTDGRSVNYLNSKMSEVTRQRKLTLVRQVCTTEPVDSPIETEAPPLPQVKSDGEKDSEATDDVKPMSPDGAGIEKDTITVIHEETGPILNTTLGSQGTSMPANNNLKPQEKAEEQRWTPAKSPIRPSSFHGGQVKLTTSVSVVNTKDSHRLSFPSLKTTTTFTWCFLMKRKPLHVQQTDLKTSAYATWTAKPNNPNPLGLPTKVVMSLFDSKQSSKKIHYTSAIKTSGKSDILSYSGKLKDVMPRLPVTQKSVSVETKSKVQPETQASNDSDKDLVTTTEPRRIKIFDGGYKSNEEYVYVRGRGRGKYICEECGIRCKKPSMLRKHIRTHSDVRPYHCVHCNFSFKTKGNLTKHMKSKAHSKKCMEMGVPDGLIDDQDAEDSGDRSQVSSADRQDSDGDDSDGPDDEENDDNEEEEEDSQAESGLSTNPSVSASPQHISSKEADVPPSALLAQMSISSISLPLSQPPVPESHTTYSESVPMMSPVFLSKHSGSCCSPMPFLNSPPPVATTSESYTSDTESVHMMSPVSPCRQMSIDYPDFDVPPSPPVQGKGSKIGQVRPLFSHCVPLHPSLSASLLSYPYPYFDSCMQGTSTKLL